GTTCCAGGCCGAGACGACCATGCGGCGCGAGTCGGGGTCGGCGCGCAGCGTGTCCAGGACGCCGGCGATCTGGTCGACCGTGCCGCCGTCCGGGGTGGGCCACGACCGCCACTGGACGCCGTAGACGGGCCCGAGGTCGCCGTTCTGGTCGGCCCACTCGTCCCAGATGGTGACGCCGTTGTCGCGGAGCCAGCGCGTGTTGCCGTCGCCGCGCAGGAACCACAGCAGCTCGACGGCGACCGACCGGAAGTGCACCTTCTTGGTGGTGACCAGCGGGAACCGCTCGGAGAGGTCGTAGCGCAGCCGCTCACCGAACAGGCTGACGGTGCCGGTGCCGGTCCGGTCGGACTTCGGCCTCCCCTGCTCGAGGATGCGCCGGAGGAGGTCCTCGTACTGCGTGTCGACCGGTCCGCTGGTGCTGCCCACGGCCGCCGAGCCTAGGCGACGTCGGCCGGCGAGGAGGCCAGTGCGTTGGTGAGGTCGGCCGCGAGGTCACCCCGGTCGGCGACGGTGACGTCGTCGAGCTCCAGCCACCCGGCCATGAGCCGCAGCTCGGCGGCGAGCGCGTCGGCCACCTCGGCCCGGTCGACGCCGTGCTCGGCGTGCGTGGCCTGGGCGCGCAGCACGCCGGACTGCCGGTCGGCCTTGAGGTCGACCCGGGCCACCAGTCGGTCGCCGAGCAGGAACGGCAGCACGTAGTAGCCGTGCACCCGCTGCGCGGCCGGCGTGTAGATCTCCAGCCGGTAGCGGAAGCCGAAGAGCCGCTCGACCCGCGGCCGCTCCCACACCAGGCTGTCGAACGGTGAGAGCAGGGCGCGGGCGCGCACCCACCGCGGTCGGCGCGCGGCCGGGTCGAGCCAGGCGGGCGTCCCCCAGCCGGCGACCTCGACCGGCAGCAGCTCACCGGCGTCGGCGAGCTCGGCGACGGCCGCGCGGGCCGGTCCGGGCCGGAGGCGGAAGTAGTCGCGCAGGTCGCGCTCGGTGGCCACGCCCAGCGCCCGGGCGGCGGTGCGCACCAGCTCGCGCACGGCGTCGGCCGGCTCGGGGGTCGGCGTCTGCAGGACGGCGGCCGGCAGCACCCGCTCGGTGAGGTCGTAGACCCGCTCGAAGGACGTCGTCCGCGCCCGCGCGGTGAGCACGCCGGTGTAGAAGAGCCACTCGAGCGCCACCTTCCCGGCGTGCCAGTTCCACATGGTCCCGGGCCGGTCGGGCCGCGGCTCGGCGAGGTCGCTGGCCCTCGTGGGCCCGGCCTCGCGGACGCGGTCGAGGACCTCGGCGACGTAGCCGGGCCGCTCGCGCTGGATGCGGACCATCGAGCCCCAGGCGTGGTCCTCGGCCGCGGCCATCCGCCAGCGCAGGTGCGGGTGCAGCCGCACCGGCAGGTAGGAGGCCTCGTGCGCCCAGTACTCGAACACCTCCGACCGGCGGGCGGTGAAGGCGTCGAGCACCGGCCGCCGGTAGGCGCCGAGCCGGCTGAACGCCGGCAGGTAGTGCGAGCGCGAGAGCACGTTGACCGAGTCGATCTGGACGACGGCCAGCCGGTCGGTCAGCCGGCGCAGCTGCCGGCTGTCGACGACGCCTGCCGGCCGCGGGTCGGCGAGACCCTGGGCGGCCAGGGCGATCCGTCGGGCCAGCGCTGCGGGGAGCCGGTCGACGGCGGGGGCGGCCACGGGCCGATCCTGCCGTGCCCCGGTGACGGTCCGCCGCCGGTGCGCGCCCACCTAGGCTGCCCGCGTGGACCCCCGGCCCTCCTTCCCGCGCCTGACCGGCACCGCGGACGTGTCGGTGCGCCCGGCGGTGCCCGCCGACGCCGCCGACGTCGCGCGGGTGCAGGGCACGACCTGGCAGGCCGCCTTCCGCGGCGTGCTGCCCGACGCGGTGCTCGACGAGTGGGACGCCGCGGCCGCGGCGGCGGCGTGGACGGCCGCGGTGACCGCTCCCCCGACGCCCGCGCACGGCGTCCTCGTGGCCCTCGACGGGGCGCAGGTGGTCGGCTTCGCCGCCTACGGGCCGCCGGAGCTCGGCGCGGGCGAGGAGCCGCACCCCGAGGGCCCGAGCACGGAGCTGGCCGTCCTGCTGGTGGAGCCGCGGTGGGGACGGCGCGGGCACGGCAGCCGGCTGCTGGCCGCGGTGGCGGACCTCGCGGCCGGGACCGGGGCGGCGCGCCTGCAGGCGTGGGTCGCCGAACGCGACGCGGTGACCGCCGCCTTCCTCGAGTCCGCCGGGTGGGCGCGCGACGGCTGGGCCCGCACCCTGGACGCGGCGGGGACACCCCTGCGCGAGGTGCGGTGGCACGCGCTCCTGGGAGGGGACGCATGACGTTCG
This region of Geodermatophilus bullaregiensis genomic DNA includes:
- a CDS encoding winged helix-turn-helix domain-containing protein, whose protein sequence is MAAPAVDRLPAALARRIALAAQGLADPRPAGVVDSRQLRRLTDRLAVVQIDSVNVLSRSHYLPAFSRLGAYRRPVLDAFTARRSEVFEYWAHEASYLPVRLHPHLRWRMAAAEDHAWGSMVRIQRERPGYVAEVLDRVREAGPTRASDLAEPRPDRPGTMWNWHAGKVALEWLFYTGVLTARARTTSFERVYDLTERVLPAAVLQTPTPEPADAVRELVRTAARALGVATERDLRDYFRLRPGPARAAVAELADAGELLPVEVAGWGTPAWLDPAARRPRWVRARALLSPFDSLVWERPRVERLFGFRYRLEIYTPAAQRVHGYYVLPFLLGDRLVARVDLKADRQSGVLRAQATHAEHGVDRAEVADALAAELRLMAGWLELDDVTVADRGDLAADLTNALASSPADVA
- a CDS encoding thymidylate synthase, with amino-acid sequence MGSTSGPVDTQYEDLLRRILEQGRPKSDRTGTGTVSLFGERLRYDLSERFPLVTTKKVHFRSVAVELLWFLRGDGNTRWLRDNGVTIWDEWADQNGDLGPVYGVQWRSWPTPDGGTVDQIAGVLDTLRADPDSRRMVVSAWNVAALPDMALAPCHALFQFAVHDGRLSCQLYQRSADMFLGVPFNIASYALLTRMVADQAGLLPGEFIWVGGDCHVYSNHVEQVREQLSRPVRPFPHLDLAPSASLFDYSFEHFALRGYDPHPAIRAAVAV
- a CDS encoding GNAT family N-acetyltransferase; the encoded protein is MDPRPSFPRLTGTADVSVRPAVPADAADVARVQGTTWQAAFRGVLPDAVLDEWDAAAAAAAWTAAVTAPPTPAHGVLVALDGAQVVGFAAYGPPELGAGEEPHPEGPSTELAVLLVEPRWGRRGHGSRLLAAVADLAAGTGAARLQAWVAERDAVTAAFLESAGWARDGWARTLDAAGTPLREVRWHALLGGDA